One region of Wyeomyia smithii strain HCP4-BCI-WySm-NY-G18 chromosome 3, ASM2978416v1, whole genome shotgun sequence genomic DNA includes:
- the LOC129728156 gene encoding uncharacterized protein LOC129728156 produces the protein MVVQAHITQLLSLKPMTKGSHAELTSLLDVVEKRLESLEFHSLKMQDNLSEALIVNLVIPKLGIDTRKAWEATVEHGKLPKYKQTMDFLRQHCYMLERCEQSFGKLKNIPPNPRVAGILSKAHAVAIQQKPNCVVCNSDHLIEMCDTFKGLNINNRYMKAEQMGLCFACLERGHGTANCKTDSSKLCSCKKKHHPLMHYDEKKESTETATGSVETKGVAGGSDSSSLEQIVAKCEASVVPNLSVEQVLLATAVVDIFDSRGVAHKCRAMLDSGAMASFVSERICDLLGLHKESVNVPVIGVNGAKTTVRFKINAVVKSRTMECSFPLDCLVVPRVTGALPSMKLDTSSWLIPETVRLADPQFFQPSRVDLLIGAEKFYELLQDKKIVMSKDLPLLQKSLLGWRFWMIEEQAHDPLENDDCERHFEATYARAEDGRFIVQLPFREDAGNLGESRKRFKALETRLERDPEMKKMYCNFIHEYIDLGHAKILKTDEIEIDGAYYMPHHGVFKPDSSSTKLRVVFNASAKTTTNLSLNDVLMDAPIVQSPLFDIIVRWRMPKYAFTADARQMYRQVLMHPAHMKYLRCLFRDDRTQPLMDLELLRVTYGVGPAGFLATRSLIQLAKDEQNDFPKACEVVLNSFYVDDVLTGADTLEEAQKLRKDLLLLLGRGGFKLHKWCTSEAAILEGVPFEDRDKQMCYEKGDESGVIKTLGVLWDPANDVFMYRVKPMNDCSLPQTKRQMLSEIARLFDPLGVLGPTIVLAKIIMQRLWLKKIDWDELIAIEELKIWNKLRFELCAINNLKIPRRVTVNNTAVYEIHGFSDASRSAYGCCVYLRCITEDGIIEVKLLCGKSRVAPLKELNREEKEGAPLEELTMPRLELRAAALLADQVKKVREILGSNISRVILRSDSTIVLSCIKSSKPNLRVFVRNRIAEIRTKENPADLVSRGVLPIELMKSDLWWNGPKFLRASITEETLQEKTKTLSEEVITVTAITVPEDELYKVIQNSSNFRRLQRVFGYVMRFISNCRARRSKERIRCGKLNATDFRNSLYTMVRIVQNAVYRGEIKNVLKGEPVNGKIRNLYPIHEPIGRLLRVGGRLKNAILPFDQKHPLILPEKNRFTDSIIKAIHREELHVGPNGLLAKIRQQFWPVNAKRTIKRVLGKCLKCFRLHPKDVQQFMGNYPSSRVAPADPFARTGVDYAGPFLSKQGRAKARSKAYVSVFVCMTTKAIHLELVSSLTSDAFLGALHRFVGRRGNVNEMFSDNGTNFVGAERQLVELKELLRSQMLERKLEEFCQPRGICWKFNTPKAPHQVGSGKLG, from the exons atGGTTGTTCAGGCTCACATTACACAGTTGCTGTCGCTAAAGCCGATGACGAAGGGTTCCCATGCAGAATTGACCAGTTTACTTGATGTAGTCGAAAAGCGATTGGAATCACTCGAGTTCCATAGCTTGAAAATGCAGGACAACTTGTCGGAGGCTCTGATTGTCAATTTGGTCATTCCCAAGTTGGGTATTGACACTAGAAAGGCTTGGGAGGCCACCGTGGAACACGGTAAGTTACCGAAGTATAAGCAAACCATGGATTTTCTCCGACAGCATTGTTATATGCTTGAACGGTGTGAGCAATCgtttggaaaattaaaaaatattccgCCAAATCCTCGAGTTGCTGGTATTCTTAGTAAGGCGCACGCAGTAGCTATTCAGCAGAAACCCAATTGTGTGGTGTGCAACTCCGATCATCTAATTGAGATGTGTGACACGTTCAAAGGGCTTAATATAAATAATCGATACATGAAAGCGGAACAAATGGGATTATGTTTCGCTTGTCTGGAACGAGGACATGGCACTGCAAACTGTAAAACCGATAGCAGCAAACTGTGTTCGTGCAAAAAGAAGCATCACCCGCTCATGCACTACGATGAGAAGAAGGAGTCTACTGAAACGGCAACGGGCAGTGTTGAGACGAAAGGAGTTGCTGGAGGCTCCGATTCATCCAGTTTAGAGCAGATCGTAGCCAAATGCGAGGCTTCTGTTGTTCCGAATCTCTCGGTGGAGCAGGTGCTTTTGGCAACGGCGGTAGTCGATATTTTCGACAGCAGAGGTGTTGCACATAAATGCCGTGCAATGCTTGATTCTGGTGCAATGGCGAGTTTTGTATCAGAAAGAATCTGTGACTTGCTGGGTTTGCACAAAGAGAGTGTGAACGTTCCGGTTATTGGCGTAAACGGAGCTAAAACTACAGTAAGGTTTAAAATCAACGCTGTAGTGAAGTCTAGAACGATGGAGTGCAGCTTTCCTCTGGATTGTTTAGTGGTGCCTCGAGTTACGGGAGCATTGCCATCGATGAAACTGGACACATCTAGCTGGCTAATTCCGGAGACTGTAAGGCTGGCTGACCCGCAGTTCTTTCAACCGAGTCGCGTTGATTTGTTAATCGGTGCCGAAAAATTTTACGAATTGCTTCAGGATAAGAAGATTGTCATGTCAAAGGATCTCCCCTTACTGCAAAAAAGTTTACTGGGATG GCGTTTTTGGATGATCGAAGAGCAGGCGCACGACCCCTTGGAGAACGATGACTGCGAGCGTCACTTCGAGGCAACGTATGCTCGAGCAGAGGACGGAAGGTTTATAGTACAGCTACCCTTCCGTGAAGATGCGGGCAACCTTGGTGAATCCCGTAAACGCTTCAAGGCATTGGAAACCCGACTCGAACGAGacccagaaatgaaaaaaatgtattgcaaCTTTATACACGAGTATATTGATCTCGGTCatgcaaaaatattaaaaactgaTGAGATAGAAATTGATGGTGCGTACTACATGCCACACCATGGCGTCTTTAAACCTGATAGTTCGTCAACGAAATTGAGAGTGGTCTTCAACGCGTCCGCTAAAACAACGACGAACTTATCGCTGAACGATGTTCTAATGGATGCTCCTATCGTCCAGAGTCCATTATTCGACATCATTGTACGTTGGAGAATGCCAAAGTATGCATTCACTGCGGATGCCAGGCAGATGTACAGACAGGTTTTGATGCACCCTGCTCATATGAAATACTTGAGATGCCTGTTTCGGGATGACAGGACGCAACCCTTAATGGATCTGGAGTTGCTCCGAGTGACGTATGGGGTTGGCCCTGCTGGATTCCTGGCCACACGATCGCTAATACAACTAGCTAAAGATGAACAGAACGATTTCCCGAAAGCCTGCGAGGTGGTTTTGAACTCGTTTTATGTCGATGATGTGCTAACCGGAGCTGATACGCTAGAAGAGGCGCAGAAGCTTCGTAAGGATTTACTACTGCTACTGGGAAGAGGTGGTTTCAAGCTGCACAAATGGTGCACGAGCGAAGCAGCCATCCTGGAAGGAGTGCCATTTGAGGATCGAGACAAGCAAATGTGTTACGAAAAAGGTGACGAGAGTGGTGTGATAAAAACTCTCGGTGTGCTGTGGGACCCAGCGAATGATGTCTTTATGTATCGAGTGAAACCTATGAATGACTGTTCGTTACCTCAAACCAAGAGGCAAATGCTCTCCGAAATTGCCAGACTCTTTGACCCTCTCGGTGTGTTGGGTCCGACTATAGTGTTGGCTAAAATAATAATGCAGAGGTTATGGTTGAAGAAAATCGATTGGGACGAGTTGATTGCTATTGAAGAGTTGAAGATTTGGAACAAACTAAGATTCGAGTTGTGCGCAATCAACAATCTGAAAATACCTCGTCGTGTCACCGTTAATAATACTGCGGTTTACGAGATACATGGATTCTCGGATGCGTCTCGTTCCGCTTACGGTTGCTGTGTGTACTTGCGTTGCATTACCGAAGATGGCATCATTGAAGTGAAGTTACTGTGTGGCAAGTCACGAGTCGCACCATTGAAGGAGTTGAACCGTGAGGAGAAGGAGGGAGCGCCGCTGGAAGAGTTAACCATGCCAAGATTAGAGCTACGTGCAGCAGCGCTGTTAGCAGACCAAGTAAAAAAAGTGCGCGAAATCCTAGGTTCTAACATTTCCCGTGTCATACTGAGGTCCGATTCGACAATTGTGTTGAGTTGCATTAAAAGTTCGAAACCGAACCTACGTGTGTTTGTCCGTAATCGAATCGCGGAAATTC gaacGAAAGAGAATCCGGCAGACTTAGTGTCCAGAGGGGTGCTCCCCATTGAACTGATGAAAAGTGACTTGTGGTGGAACGGACCAAAGTTCCTTCGTGCGAGTATAACTGAAGAAACATTGCAAGAAAAGACCAAAACCTTGAGTGAGGAAGTGATTACAGTGACAGCGATAACTGTGCCCGAAGATGAGTTGTATAAGGTAATTCAGAATAGTAGTAACTTTCGCCGCTTGCAAAGAGTATTTGGTTATGTCATGCGATTTATCTCTAACTGTCGTGCAAGGCGCAGTAAAGAAAGGATTCGCTGTGGAAAGCTGAACGCCACAGACTTTCGTAACTCATTGTACACAATGGTGAGGATCGTACAAAATGCGGTATATCGCGGCGAAATCAAGAACGTTTTGAAAGGTGAGCCAGTGAACGGTAAAATACGAAATTTGTACCCTATTCATGAACCGATTGGACGGTTGCTACGAGTAGGCGGTCGACTCAAGAATGCTATACTACCGTTCGACCAGAAGCATCCGCTAATACTACCGGAGAAAAACAGGTTCACTGATTCTATTATTAAGGCTATTCACCGCGAAGAGCTGCACGTTGGTCCGAATGGTTTATTGGCCAAAATTCGACAACAGTTCTGGCCAGTAAATGCGAAGCGTACCATCAAACGTGTCTTGGGAAAGTGTCTTAAATGCTTCAGGTTACACCCGAAGGATGTACAGCAGTTCATGGGCAATTATCCAAGCTCGCGTGTCGCTCCTGCTGATCCGTTTGCTAGAACGGGAGTAGACTACGCTGGCCCCTTCCTGTCAAAGCAAGGGAGGGCGAAGGCTCGAAGCAAGGCGTACGTCAGTGTCTTTGTCTGTATGACAACTAAAGCGATTCATTTAGAGTTGGTAAGCTCCTTAACTTCTGATGCATTCTTGGGTGCCTTACATCGCTTTGTTGGGCGTCGCGGAAACGTCAATGAGATGTTTTCCGATAACGGAACAAACTTTGTTGGAGCTGAGCGTCAATTGGTTGAATTGAAGGAGTTACTTAGATCACAGATGTTGGAAAGGAAACTCGAGGAATTCTGTCAGCCTCGTGGAATCTGTTGGAAGTTTAACACTCCGAAGGCTCCACACCAGGTGGGCTCTGGGAAGCTGGGGTAA